From Staphylococcus sp. M0911, a single genomic window includes:
- a CDS encoding phosphoglycerate kinase — protein MAKKIVSDLELKDKTVLVRADFNVPLKDGEITNDNRIVQALPTIKYIIEQGGKVVLFSHLGKVKEESDKESLTLKPVADDLSKKLDKDVVFVPETRGEKLESAIKDLKAGDVILVQNTRFEDLDGKKESKNDPELGKYWASLGDVFVNDAFGTAHREHASNVGISTHLETAAGFLMEKEIKFIGGVVNDPHKPVVAILGGAKVSDKIGVIKNLLNIADKILIGGGMAYTFLKAQGKEIGLSLLEEDKIDFAKELLESNGDQIVLPVDAKVAKEFSNDAEITEVSIDDIPKDQEAMDVGPKTVELFNKELQGAHTVVWNGPMGVFEFSNFAQGTIGVCESIANLKDAVTIIGGGDSAAAAISLGFEDNFTHISTGGGASLEYLEGKELPGIKAINNK, from the coding sequence ATGGCTAAAAAAATAGTTTCTGATTTAGAACTTAAAGACAAAACGGTATTAGTTCGTGCGGACTTCAACGTACCTTTAAAAGACGGTGAAATCACAAATGATAACCGTATTGTACAAGCATTACCAACAATCAAATACATCATCGAACAAGGTGGTAAAGTTGTCTTATTCTCACACTTAGGTAAAGTAAAAGAAGAAAGCGACAAAGAATCATTAACATTAAAACCTGTTGCAGATGACTTATCTAAAAAGTTAGATAAAGACGTAGTATTTGTACCTGAAACTCGTGGTGAAAAATTAGAATCTGCAATCAAAGATCTTAAAGCTGGCGATGTAATATTAGTACAAAATACACGTTTTGAAGATTTAGATGGTAAGAAAGAATCTAAAAATGACCCAGAATTAGGTAAATATTGGGCTTCATTAGGTGACGTATTTGTAAACGATGCATTCGGTACTGCTCACCGTGAACATGCCTCTAACGTAGGTATTTCTACTCATTTAGAAACTGCAGCTGGTTTCTTAATGGAAAAAGAAATTAAATTCATTGGTGGCGTAGTAAACGATCCACACAAACCAGTGGTAGCCATCCTTGGTGGTGCTAAAGTTTCTGATAAAATCGGCGTAATCAAAAACTTATTAAACATTGCTGATAAAATCCTTATCGGTGGAGGAATGGCTTATACATTCCTTAAAGCACAAGGTAAAGAAATTGGATTATCTTTATTAGAAGAAGACAAAATTGACTTTGCTAAAGAATTATTAGAAAGCAATGGAGACCAAATTGTATTACCTGTTGATGCTAAAGTAGCAAAAGAATTCTCAAATGATGCAGAAATCACTGAAGTATCAATTGATGATATTCCTAAAGACCAAGAAGCAATGGATGTTGGTCCTAAAACTGTTGAATTATTTAATAAAGAATTACAAGGTGCGCATACAGTAGTATGGAATGGACCTATGGGTGTATTCGAATTTAGTAACTTTGCTCAAGGTACTATCGGTGTATGTGAGTCAATCGCTAACTTAAAAGATGCTGTGACAATTATCGGTGGTGGTGATTCTGCAGCAGCAGCAATCTCACTAGGATTCGAAGATAACTTCACTCACATTTCTACTGGTGGCGGTGCATCATTAGAATACCTAGAAGGTAAAGAATTACCTGGTATTAAAGCAATCAACAATAAATAA
- the gpmI gene encoding 2,3-bisphosphoglycerate-independent phosphoglycerate mutase: MAKQPTALIILDGFANRESEHGNAVKLANKPNFDRYYNKYPTTQIEASGLDVGLPEGQMGNSEVGHMNIGAGRIVYQSLTRINKSIEDGDFFENDVLNNAVKHVKDNNSALHVFGLLSDGGVHSHYKHLFAILELAKKQGVEKVYVHAFLDGRDVDQKSAIKYIEETEAKFKELGVGQFASVSGRYYAMDRDKRWDREEKAYNAIRNFEGPTFATAKEGVEANYDKDLTDEFVEPFIVEGQNDGVNDGDAVIFYNFRPDRAAQLSEVFTNKAFEGFKVERVNDLFYATFTKYNDDVDAEVVFEKVDLKNTIGEVAQDNNLTQLRIAETEKFPHVTYFMSGGRNAEFEGERRRLIDSPKVATYDLKPEMSAYEVKDALLEELDKGDLDLILLNFANPDMVGHSGMLEPTIKAIEAVDECLGEVVDKIIDMGGHAIITADHGNSDQVLTDDDQPMTTHTTNPVPVIVTKEGVTLRETGRLGDLAPTLLDLLNVQQPEDMTGESLINH; this comes from the coding sequence ATGGCAAAACAACCAACTGCCTTAATCATTTTAGATGGTTTTGCAAATCGTGAAAGTGAACACGGTAACGCTGTAAAATTAGCAAACAAACCTAATTTTGATCGTTACTACAATAAATATCCAACTACTCAAATTGAAGCTAGTGGATTAGATGTTGGTCTTCCTGAAGGCCAAATGGGTAACTCTGAAGTAGGACACATGAATATTGGTGCTGGACGTATTGTTTATCAAAGTTTAACTCGTATTAACAAATCAATCGAAGACGGAGATTTCTTCGAAAATGATGTGTTAAATAACGCAGTAAAACATGTGAAAGACAACAATTCAGCATTACATGTATTCGGTTTACTATCAGATGGCGGTGTTCACAGTCATTATAAACACTTATTTGCGATTTTAGAATTAGCTAAAAAGCAAGGTGTTGAGAAAGTATATGTACATGCATTTTTAGATGGACGTGACGTTGATCAAAAATCTGCAATTAAATATATCGAAGAAACAGAAGCTAAATTCAAAGAATTAGGTGTAGGCCAATTCGCTTCAGTATCTGGACGTTATTATGCAATGGACCGTGATAAACGTTGGGATCGTGAAGAAAAAGCTTACAACGCAATTCGTAATTTTGAAGGTCCTACATTCGCTACTGCTAAAGAAGGTGTAGAAGCGAACTATGATAAAGATTTAACAGATGAGTTTGTTGAACCATTTATCGTTGAAGGACAAAATGATGGCGTTAATGACGGAGATGCAGTTATTTTCTATAACTTCCGTCCAGACAGAGCTGCACAATTATCAGAAGTATTCACTAATAAAGCATTTGAAGGTTTCAAAGTAGAACGAGTTAACGACTTATTCTACGCTACATTTACAAAATACAACGATGACGTTGATGCTGAAGTTGTATTTGAAAAAGTAGATCTTAAAAATACAATTGGTGAAGTTGCTCAAGATAATAATCTTACACAATTACGTATTGCTGAGACAGAAAAATTCCCTCATGTTACTTACTTCATGAGTGGTGGTCGTAATGCTGAATTTGAAGGTGAACGTAGACGTTTAATCGATTCACCTAAAGTTGCAACTTACGACTTAAAACCAGAAATGAGTGCATACGAAGTAAAAGATGCCTTATTAGAAGAATTAGACAAAGGCGACTTAGATTTAATCTTGTTAAACTTTGCTAATCCAGACATGGTAGGTCACAGTGGTATGTTAGAGCCAACAATCAAAGCTATCGAAGCTGTTGATGAATGTTTAGGTGAAGTTGTAGATAAAATTATCGACATGGGTGGTCATGCGATCATCACTGCAGACCATGGTAACTCTGACCAAGTCTTAACAGATGATGATCAACCAATGACTACACATACAACTAACCCAGTTCCAGTTATTGTTACAAAAGAAGGCGTAACTTTAAGAGAAACTGGTCGTTTAGGCGACTTAGCTCCAACATTATTAGATTTATTAAATGTTCAACAACCTGAAGATATGACAGGCGAATCTTTAATTAATCATTAA
- the whiA gene encoding DNA-binding protein WhiA — MSFASDMKNELTRIDVDEANAKAELSALIRMNGALSLSNQQFVINVQTENATTARRIYSLIKRIFNVEVEILVRKKMKLKKNNIYICRTKMKAREILDELGILKEGVFTHEIDPEMIQDDEMKRSYLRGAFLAGGSVNNPETSSYHLEIFSQFENHSEGLTKLMNSYELNAKHLERKKGSIVYLKEAEKISDFLSLIGGYQALLKFEDVRIVRDMRNSVNRLVNCETANLNKTVSAAMKQVESIQLIDQEIGLDNLPDRLREVAKLRVEHQEISLKELGEMISTGPISKSGMNHRLRKLNELADKIRNGEKIEL; from the coding sequence ATGAGCTTTGCATCAGATATGAAAAATGAATTAACTCGTATAGATGTAGATGAAGCTAATGCGAAAGCAGAGCTCAGTGCATTAATTCGTATGAATGGGGCACTTAGTCTGTCCAATCAACAGTTTGTGATAAACGTTCAAACTGAAAATGCCACAACTGCTAGAAGAATCTATTCGTTGATTAAGCGTATCTTTAACGTTGAAGTAGAAATATTAGTACGTAAAAAAATGAAATTGAAGAAAAATAATATATACATTTGTCGTACAAAGATGAAAGCTAGAGAGATTCTTGACGAATTAGGTATTTTAAAAGAAGGTGTATTTACACATGAAATTGATCCAGAGATGATCCAAGATGATGAAATGAAACGTAGTTACTTGCGTGGCGCATTTTTAGCAGGGGGTTCTGTAAATAACCCTGAAACATCTTCATATCATTTAGAAATTTTTTCTCAATTTGAGAATCATTCTGAAGGATTAACTAAATTGATGAATAGTTACGAATTAAATGCCAAACATCTTGAAAGAAAAAAAGGTAGTATCGTGTATTTGAAAGAAGCGGAAAAAATATCTGACTTTTTAAGTTTAATTGGTGGATATCAAGCACTGCTCAAATTTGAAGACGTCCGAATTGTACGTGATATGAGAAATTCAGTTAATCGATTAGTAAATTGTGAAACAGCAAATTTAAATAAAACTGTGAGTGCAGCTATGAAACAAGTTGAAAGTATTCAATTAATTGACCAAGAAATTGGCTTAGACAATTTGCCAGATCGTTTGCGTGAAGTCGCGAAATTAAGAGTTGAACATCAAGAAATTTCTTTAAAAGAATTAGGGGAAATGATTTCCACAGGGCCTATTTCTAAATCAGGTATGAATCATCGTTTAAGAAAATTAAACGAATTAGCAGATAAAATCCGAAACGGTGAGAAGATTGAACTATAA
- the tpiA gene encoding triose-phosphate isomerase yields the protein MRTPIIAGNWKMNKTVQEAKDFVNELSTLPDPKEVESVICAPTIQLDALITAVKDGKAKGLQIGAQNAYFEDNGAFTGETSPVALADLGVKYVVIGHSERRDLFHETDEEVNKKAHAIFNHGMTPIICVGESDEERESGKANEVVGNQVKKAVEGLSNEQLKQVVIAYEPIWAIGTGKSSTSEDANEMCAHVRKTIADLSSQDVADATRIQYGGSVKPNNIKEYMAQSDIDGALVGGASLKVEDFEQLLEGAK from the coding sequence ATGAGAACACCAATTATCGCAGGTAACTGGAAAATGAACAAAACAGTTCAAGAAGCTAAAGATTTCGTTAATGAATTATCAACATTACCTGATCCTAAAGAAGTTGAATCAGTAATTTGTGCACCAACAATTCAATTAGATGCATTAATCACAGCAGTTAAAGATGGTAAAGCTAAAGGCTTACAAATCGGTGCTCAAAATGCATATTTTGAAGATAATGGTGCTTTCACAGGAGAAACTTCTCCAGTAGCATTAGCTGATTTAGGCGTGAAATATGTTGTCATCGGGCACTCTGAACGTCGTGACTTATTCCACGAAACAGACGAAGAAGTTAATAAAAAAGCGCACGCTATCTTCAATCACGGCATGACACCAATCATTTGTGTTGGTGAATCAGATGAAGAACGTGAAAGTGGAAAAGCTAATGAAGTTGTAGGTAACCAAGTTAAGAAAGCTGTTGAAGGTTTATCAAATGAGCAACTTAAACAAGTTGTGATTGCATATGAACCAATCTGGGCTATCGGTACTGGTAAATCATCTACATCTGAAGATGCTAATGAAATGTGTGCACATGTTCGTAAAACAATTGCAGACTTATCAAGCCAAGATGTAGCTGATGCAACTCGTATTCAATATGGTGGTAGTGTTAAACCTAACAACATCAAAGAATATATGGCTCAATCAGATATCGACGGCGCATTAGTAGGCGGCGCTTCATTAAAAGTAGAAGATTTTGAACAATTGTTAGAAGGTGCAAAATAA
- a CDS encoding DUF4887 domain-containing protein, translating into MSKQDFNEYDNQGKKGMSGIAKIISIIIVLLLLGGLTFAIFSFVDHSKKANERLNNETKQEQKDKKDKDDKEKKEKSSDKKSDEKQNTQQKPSQQQTRQQPTTQQQPSTQQPKSQQPKTQQKPKVDNKTKEAPTKEKPSKQEKPSTQEKPSTQEKPSTQEKPSTQQKPSTQEKPSTQQKPSTQEKPSAQQSTQNNSNNNTQRSASQQSNNRQSSQSQNSSSNNKSDE; encoded by the coding sequence ATGTCAAAGCAAGATTTTAATGAGTACGACAATCAAGGTAAAAAAGGTATGAGTGGCATCGCGAAAATAATTAGTATCATTATCGTATTATTGCTACTGGGTGGCTTAACATTTGCTATATTTTCATTTGTAGATCATTCAAAGAAAGCTAATGAACGATTAAATAATGAGACGAAGCAAGAACAAAAAGATAAAAAAGACAAAGACGACAAAGAGAAAAAAGAAAAATCATCTGACAAAAAGTCTGATGAAAAGCAAAATACACAACAAAAACCATCACAACAACAGACAAGACAACAACCAACAACACAGCAACAACCTTCTACTCAACAACCAAAATCACAACAGCCTAAGACACAACAAAAACCAAAAGTAGATAATAAAACTAAGGAAGCACCAACTAAAGAAAAACCAAGCAAGCAAGAGAAACCAAGCACGCAAGAAAAACCAAGTACCCAAGAAAAGCCTAGCACTCAAGAAAAACCAAGCACACAACAAAAGCCAAGTACTCAAGAGAAACCAAGCACACAACAAAAACCAAGTACCCAAGAAAAGCCAAGTGCACAACAATCAACGCAGAATAACTCAAACAATAATACACAACGCAGTGCATCACAACAATCAAATAATAGACAAAGTTCACAAAGTCAAAATAGTTCATCTAACAATAAATCTGATGAATAA
- a CDS encoding TIGR01777 family oxidoreductase → MKQYLITGGTGMVGSHLVSEIKKSNAHITILTRHDEQSNDARVSYVNWSKDGWESKVPDIDIVINLAGATLNQRWTKDYKQTLMLSRIQSTQALFELFKKREKKPEVLFNASAMGYYPPNYHHSYTELFKTLPFDFLSDIVYQWERFAKQFEALGTRVVLGRFGMILSNDGGALQTMKLPYQFYVGGKLGSGFQWYSWIHIDDLTRAILFTIGNDKAKGPFNLTAPIPERQNLFGYTLARAMHKPHETWVPSFAMRLVLGEMSTVVLDTQKVLPNKLEALGFNFMYNNLKNALDDLIRN, encoded by the coding sequence ATGAAACAATATTTAATAACTGGTGGAACTGGCATGGTAGGTTCTCATTTAGTGAGTGAAATTAAGAAATCAAATGCTCATATTACTATTTTGACTCGACATGATGAACAATCAAACGATGCTCGGGTTTCATATGTGAATTGGTCTAAAGATGGCTGGGAAAGTAAAGTGCCTGATATCGATATCGTTATCAATCTAGCTGGTGCAACACTCAACCAACGTTGGACAAAAGACTATAAACAAACATTAATGTTAAGCAGAATTCAATCTACACAGGCCCTTTTTGAATTATTTAAAAAAAGAGAAAAGAAGCCAGAAGTATTATTTAATGCTAGTGCTATGGGATATTACCCTCCTAATTATCACCATAGTTATACAGAACTTTTTAAAACATTACCGTTTGACTTTTTATCAGATATTGTTTATCAATGGGAAAGATTTGCTAAGCAATTCGAAGCACTAGGAACAAGAGTCGTTTTAGGTCGCTTTGGAATGATCTTATCTAATGATGGTGGCGCTTTACAAACTATGAAATTACCTTATCAATTTTATGTTGGTGGTAAATTAGGATCTGGTTTCCAGTGGTATTCATGGATTCACATTGATGATTTAACACGTGCAATATTATTTACAATCGGTAATGACAAAGCCAAAGGACCTTTTAACTTAACTGCACCAATACCTGAACGTCAAAATTTATTCGGTTATACGTTAGCTCGTGCAATGCATAAGCCACATGAAACATGGGTTCCAAGCTTTGCGATGAGACTAGTACTTGGTGAAATGTCTACCGTTGTTTTAGATACGCAAAAGGTATTACCAAATAAACTCGAAGCACTAGGATTTAATTTCATGTATAATAATCTTAAAAATGCACTAGATGATTTAATCAGAAATTAA
- the gap gene encoding type I glyceraldehyde-3-phosphate dehydrogenase yields the protein MAVKVAINGFGRIGRLAFRRIQDVEGLEVVAVNDLTDDDMLAHLLKYDTMQGRFTGEVEVIDGGFRVNGKEVKSFDEPDASKLPWKDLDIDVVLECTGFYTDKDKAQAHVDAGAKKVLISAPATGDLKTIVYNTNHDELDGSETVVSGASCTTNSLAPVAKVLSDEFGLVEGLMTTIHAYTGDQNTQDAPHRKGDKRRARAAAENIIPNSTGAAKAIGKVIPEIDGKLDGGAQRVPVATGSLTELTVVLEKDVTVEQVNEAMKQASDESFGYTEDEIVSSDVVGMTYGSLFDATQTRVMAVGGRQLVKVAAWYDNEMSYTAQLVRTLNKLAELSK from the coding sequence ATGGCAGTAAAAGTAGCAATTAATGGTTTTGGTAGAATTGGTCGTTTAGCATTTAGAAGAATTCAAGACGTAGAAGGTTTAGAAGTAGTTGCAGTAAACGACTTAACTGATGACGATATGTTAGCACACTTATTAAAATATGACACTATGCAAGGTCGCTTCACTGGTGAAGTAGAAGTTATCGACGGTGGATTCCGCGTTAACGGTAAAGAAGTTAAATCATTCGATGAACCAGATGCAAGCAAATTACCTTGGAAAGACTTAGATATCGACGTAGTATTAGAATGTACTGGTTTCTATACTGACAAAGATAAAGCACAAGCTCACGTTGATGCAGGTGCTAAAAAAGTATTAATCTCAGCTCCAGCAACTGGTGACTTAAAAACAATCGTTTACAACACTAACCACGATGAATTAGATGGTTCTGAAACAGTAGTATCAGGTGCATCATGTACTACTAACTCATTAGCTCCAGTAGCTAAAGTGTTAAGTGATGAGTTCGGTTTAGTTGAAGGTTTAATGACAACTATCCACGCATACACTGGTGACCAAAATACTCAAGATGCTCCACACAGAAAAGGCGACAAACGTCGTGCTCGTGCTGCAGCAGAAAACATTATCCCTAACTCAACTGGTGCTGCTAAAGCAATCGGTAAAGTAATTCCTGAAATCGACGGAAAATTAGACGGTGGTGCACAACGTGTTCCAGTTGCAACTGGTTCATTAACTGAATTAACAGTAGTATTAGAAAAAGACGTAACAGTTGAACAAGTTAACGAAGCAATGAAACAAGCTTCTGACGAATCATTCGGTTACACTGAAGACGAAATCGTATCTTCTGACGTAGTTGGTATGACTTACGGTTCATTATTCGATGCAACTCAAACTCGTGTAATGGCTGTTGGTGGTCGTCAATTAGTTAAAGTTGCTGCTTGGTACGACAATGAAATGTCATACACTGCTCAATTAGTACGTACTTTAAACAAATTAGCTGAGTTATCTAAATAA
- a CDS encoding VraH family protein, with protein sequence MSIKEMWEYLLNKKWESDEIWMLILYIFIASIFTTPLLGVPIGVIAYLYLSDDKFN encoded by the coding sequence GTGAGTATAAAAGAAATGTGGGAATATTTACTAAATAAAAAATGGGAATCTGATGAAATTTGGATGCTAATATTATACATATTCATAGCTAGTATCTTTACGACACCATTATTGGGTGTTCCTATAGGTGTTATAGCTTATTTATATTTAAGTGATGATAAATTTAATTAA
- a CDS encoding sigma factor-like helix-turn-helix DNA-binding protein, whose product MTNIDDFFNINQDEEIENDHIDDTIYFNELDTLIETIASDKEYYVYWLISEGHSYENIGEIFDLSRERIRQIYDGLLVKLP is encoded by the coding sequence GTGACTAACATTGATGATTTCTTTAATATAAATCAAGATGAAGAAATAGAGAATGATCATATAGACGACACAATATACTTTAATGAACTAGATACTTTGATAGAAACAATCGCATCAGATAAAGAGTATTATGTGTACTGGTTAATTAGCGAGGGGCATTCATACGAAAATATAGGGGAAATATTTGATTTAAGTCGTGAACGCATTAGACAAATATATGATGGACTCTTAGTAAAGCTACCGTAA
- a CDS encoding YvcK family protein, which yields MRRMKVVLIGGGTGLSVLARGLREFPIDITAIVTVADDGGSTGKIRNEMDIPAPGDIRNVIAALSDSESVLTQLFQYRFEENQISGHSLGNLLIAGMTNITNDFGHAIKELSKVLNIKGKVIPSTNSSVQLNAIMEDGDIVYGESKIPKMQKKIDKVFLEPDDVEPMEEAVEALEEADLIVLGPGSLYTSVISNLCVKGISEALLNSSAPKLYVSNVMTQPGETDGYDVKEHINALHRQAGQSFVDYVICCTDQFNDNVLQKYREKHSEPVAVNVDELKQDGIKVITASNLVEISDEHLVRHNTKVLSTLIYEVALELISTIQFDPNSKR from the coding sequence ATGAGAAGAATGAAAGTAGTATTAATCGGCGGGGGAACTGGTTTATCAGTATTAGCAAGAGGTTTAAGAGAATTTCCAATTGATATTACCGCTATTGTAACGGTCGCAGATGATGGTGGTAGTACAGGTAAAATTCGAAATGAAATGGATATCCCAGCTCCTGGTGATATTAGAAACGTTATTGCAGCGCTTAGTGACTCGGAATCAGTGTTAACACAATTATTTCAATATCGATTTGAAGAAAATCAAATCAGTGGACATTCGTTAGGAAATTTATTAATTGCTGGTATGACCAATATTACGAATGATTTTGGACATGCAATTAAAGAATTAAGTAAAGTATTAAATATTAAAGGTAAAGTGATTCCATCAACCAATTCAAGTGTGCAATTAAATGCCATTATGGAGGATGGAGACATTGTTTACGGTGAATCTAAAATTCCTAAAATGCAGAAAAAGATAGACAAAGTCTTTTTAGAACCGGATGATGTTGAACCTATGGAAGAAGCAGTGGAAGCGTTAGAAGAAGCAGACTTAATTGTTTTAGGTCCAGGTTCGTTGTATACGAGTGTCATCTCTAACTTATGTGTGAAAGGTATATCAGAGGCATTATTAAATTCTTCTGCACCTAAACTATATGTGTCTAACGTAATGACACAGCCAGGTGAAACAGATGGTTATGATGTGAAAGAACATATTAATGCATTACATCGACAAGCAGGACAATCATTTGTCGATTACGTCATTTGTTGTACGGATCAATTTAATGACAATGTTTTACAAAAATACAGAGAAAAGCATTCAGAACCCGTTGCTGTTAACGTTGATGAATTAAAACAGGACGGTATTAAAGTGATTACGGCATCTAATCTAGTTGAAATATCAGACGAACATTTAGTTAGACACAATACCAAAGTATTATCTACTTTGATATATGAAGTCGCACTTGAATTAATTAGTACAATTCAATTTGATCCTAACAGCAAACGTTAG
- a CDS encoding sugar-binding domain-containing protein, translating to MKDLIEIQQQLIPDLVEKMYRRFSILATISQNEPVGRRSLSEHMDLTERVLRSETDLLKKQELIKVKSTGMEITEKGKEVINQLNDYFNHYSDDHKMANAIKEKYNIKEVHVVPGDSDEKQSVKREMGRQAGQLLESSLYEDAIVSVTGGSTMAYVSESIHLLPFNVFFVPARGGLGENMVYQANTIASSMAQQAGGYYTTLYVPDNVSESTYNTLMLEPSVSHTLDKIKQANVTIHGIGDALKMAHRRQSHKDVIDKLQHHQAVGEAFGYYFDAQGHIVHKVKTIGLQLEDLESKDFIYAVAGGQSKGEAIKAYLSIAPDNTVLITDEAAAKVILN from the coding sequence GTGAAAGATTTGATCGAAATTCAACAGCAACTTATTCCAGATTTGGTCGAAAAGATGTATCGTCGTTTTTCAATCTTAGCTACTATTTCTCAAAATGAGCCAGTTGGACGACGTAGTTTAAGTGAACATATGGATTTGACGGAAAGAGTTCTACGTTCTGAAACAGATTTGTTAAAAAAACAAGAACTAATCAAAGTTAAATCAACAGGAATGGAAATCACTGAAAAGGGTAAAGAGGTAATCAATCAATTAAATGATTACTTTAATCATTATTCAGATGATCATAAAATGGCTAATGCCATTAAAGAGAAGTACAACATAAAAGAAGTTCATGTTGTCCCTGGTGATTCAGACGAGAAACAATCAGTTAAAAGAGAAATGGGCAGACAGGCTGGCCAGTTATTAGAAAGTAGTTTATACGAAGACGCAATTGTGTCAGTAACTGGTGGTTCAACAATGGCTTATGTAAGTGAATCTATTCATTTATTACCATTTAATGTGTTCTTCGTACCTGCTCGTGGTGGACTTGGTGAAAATATGGTATATCAAGCCAATACGATTGCATCAAGTATGGCACAACAAGCAGGTGGTTATTACACAACATTATATGTACCTGATAACGTAAGTGAGTCTACATATAATACATTAATGTTAGAACCTTCAGTCAGTCATACATTGGATAAAATTAAACAAGCGAATGTAACGATACATGGTATTGGTGATGCGCTGAAGATGGCGCATCGACGACAGTCACATAAAGATGTGATTGATAAGCTTCAACATCACCAAGCCGTGGGTGAAGCATTTGGTTATTACTTTGATGCTCAAGGTCATATCGTCCACAAAGTAAAGACAATCGGATTACAATTAGAAGATCTTGAGTCCAAAGACTTTATCTATGCAGTAGCAGGCGGTCAATCTAAAGGTGAAGCAATTAAAGCTTACTTATCAATTGCCCCTGACAATACAGTGTTAATCACTGATGAAGCTGCGGCGAAAGTAATATTAAATTAG
- the clpP gene encoding ATP-dependent Clp endopeptidase proteolytic subunit ClpP, with amino-acid sequence MNLIPTVIETTNRGERAYDIYSRLLKDRIIMLGSQIDDNVANSIVSQLLFLQAQDSEKDIYLYINSPGGSVTAGFAIYDTIQHIKPDVQTICIGMAASMGSFLLAAGAKGKRYALPNAEVMIHQPLGGAQGQATEIEIAANHILKTREKLNRILAERTGQSIEKIQQDTDRDNFLTAEEAKAYGLVDEVMEPEGKQ; translated from the coding sequence ATGAATTTAATTCCTACAGTTATCGAAACAACAAATCGTGGGGAACGTGCGTATGACATTTATTCACGATTATTAAAAGACCGTATTATTATGTTAGGTTCTCAAATTGATGATAACGTTGCTAACTCAATTGTATCTCAATTATTATTCTTACAAGCCCAAGACTCTGAAAAAGATATTTACTTATATATCAATTCACCAGGGGGAAGCGTGACTGCTGGCTTTGCTATCTATGATACAATTCAACATATCAAACCAGATGTTCAAACAATTTGTATTGGTATGGCTGCGTCAATGGGTTCATTCTTATTAGCAGCAGGTGCAAAAGGTAAACGTTATGCTTTACCAAACGCTGAAGTAATGATTCACCAACCTTTAGGTGGTGCACAAGGTCAAGCAACTGAAATCGAGATTGCTGCCAACCATATCTTAAAAACTCGTGAAAAATTAAATCGTATTTTAGCTGAAAGAACAGGTCAATCTATTGAAAAAATTCAACAAGATACTGATCGTGACAATTTCTTAACAGCTGAAGAAGCTAAAGCATACGGCTTAGTTGATGAAGTTATGGAACCAGAAGGTAAACAATAA